The Halobacterium litoreum genome includes a region encoding these proteins:
- a CDS encoding ABC transporter substrate-binding protein — protein sequence MPPTRRRYLERLGAAGGVAVASALAGCGENRAERESVTNVRVGSKPFAEQRILGYLAYHRLRDVDGVQAVDEIGYGTSSENWTATAAGVKDVYWEYTGTAWSRLPPRRAERVTDPRRLYERVAADARERGLRMAEPAPFSNEYVLVADRAWSDRTDVTTLSEFATHVADGRTSFGVAVNEDFYHRRDAWRGVLDHYGVSAGTQAELESGGFVVTSVGLTYELVANGDASVASGFATDPQLERESLVVLDDDRTYFLPYQPSPTAHAQTVAANPDVFDALAPVAASLDEATMRRLNRRVLVDGEPPSAVAASHLSGV from the coding sequence ATGCCTCCGACTCGCCGGCGCTACCTCGAACGACTCGGGGCTGCCGGCGGCGTCGCGGTGGCGAGCGCCCTCGCCGGCTGTGGCGAGAACCGCGCCGAACGCGAGTCGGTGACGAACGTCCGCGTCGGGTCGAAGCCCTTCGCGGAACAGCGGATTCTCGGCTATCTCGCGTACCACCGGCTCCGCGACGTCGACGGCGTGCAGGCCGTCGACGAAATCGGCTACGGGACCTCCAGTGAGAACTGGACCGCGACGGCGGCGGGCGTAAAGGACGTTTACTGGGAGTACACGGGAACCGCGTGGAGTCGCCTGCCGCCCCGGCGCGCGGAGCGAGTGACCGACCCCCGACGCCTCTACGAGCGCGTCGCGGCCGACGCCCGCGAACGCGGCCTTCGGATGGCCGAACCCGCGCCGTTCTCCAACGAGTACGTGCTGGTCGCCGACCGCGCGTGGAGCGACCGGACTGACGTGACGACGCTGAGCGAGTTCGCGACCCACGTGGCCGACGGACGCACGTCGTTCGGCGTCGCGGTGAACGAGGACTTCTACCACCGTCGGGACGCGTGGCGCGGCGTCCTCGACCACTACGGCGTCAGCGCGGGGACGCAAGCCGAACTGGAGTCCGGCGGCTTCGTCGTCACGTCCGTCGGGCTGACGTACGAACTCGTCGCGAACGGGGACGCGTCGGTCGCGAGCGGCTTCGCGACCGACCCGCAACTCGAACGCGAGTCGCTGGTGGTACTCGACGACGACCGCACGTACTTCCTGCCCTACCAGCCGTCGCCGACGGCACACGCCCAGACAGTCGCCGCGAACCCCGACGTCTTCGACGCCCTCGCGCCGGTCGCGGCGTCACTCGACGAGGCGACGATGCGACGACTGAACCGCCGCGTGCTGGTGGACGGCGAACCGCCATCGGCGGTGGCGGCGTCCCACCTGTCGGGGGTGTGA